In one window of Elaeis guineensis isolate ETL-2024a unplaced genomic scaffold, EG11 Super_Scaffold_1000033, whole genome shotgun sequence DNA:
- the LOC105035175 gene encoding small ribosomal subunit protein eS27y — translation MVLPNDIDLLNPPAELEKRRHKLKRLVQSPNSFFMDVKCQGCFNITTVFSHSQTVVVCGNCQTVLCQPTGGRARLTEGCSFRRKGIEGVCSSLPTLSL, via the exons ATG GTTCTTCCGAACGATATTGATCTGCTGAACCCACCAGCTGAACTTGAGAAGAGAAGGCACAAGCTAAAGCGGCTCGTGCAGTCTCCGAACTCATTCTTCATG GATGTGAAGTGCCAAGGTTGCTTCAACAT AACTACTGTTTTCAGCCACTCGCAGACTGTTGTTGTGTGTGGTAACTGCCAAACAGTGCTCTGCCAGCCGACTGGTGGGCGTGCGAGGCTTACCGAGGGATGCTCCTTCAGGCGGAAGGGGATTGAGGGGGTCTGTTCTAGCTTACCGACTCTTTCGTTATGA
- the LOC105035176 gene encoding retinoblastoma-related protein isoform X2 — translation MSQASVEMEDVKPSISLPSDDGGAMEARFTDVCKSKLALDESMIRQAMVLFRESKHILLANMSAIGSGSPEEIERFWSAFVLYCVTRLSKGRTKHEKEENGITLCRILRVLKMNVVDFFKEIPQFCLKAGYILTGLYGSDWEKRLELKELQANIVHLSLLSRYYKRAYQELFLPNDASSGQHSVVSNSVGYVSDYHRFGWLLFLALRIHAFSRFKDLVTCTNGLVSILAILILHIPVRFRNFHIQDSLLFAKRTDKGVDLVASLCDKYHTSEDELRRVMKKANNLIVDILKKKPCAASGCKRENLSCINTDGLIYFEDLLEENSLQSSILILEDNYDDAINSKGELDERMFVNEEDSLLGTGSLSGGSINICGKKRKYDAMASPAKSITSPMSPPLSPASPENGNPVNNFKMVPITPVSTAMTTAKWLRNIISPLPSRPSTELLRFFSSCDRDVTTDVTRRASIILGAIFPTTSFGERCISGNLQSVNRMDSIWAEQRKVEAMKLYYRVLETMCRAESHILNGNNLTSLLSNDRFHRCMLACSAELVLATHKTVTMMFPAVLEKTGITAFDLSKVIESFVRHEETLPRELKRHLNSLEERLLESMAWEKGSSMYNSLIVARPTLAAEINRLGLLAEPMPSLDAIAVHHNISTGGLPPLPFQKHEQSSDQNGDAVSPKRACSEYRSALVERNSFTSPVKERTLTLNLKSKLPPLQSAFASPTRPNPAGGGETCAETGINIFFNKIVKLAAIRIRSLCERLQLPQQILERVYSLIQQILSQRTALFFNRHIDQIILCSFYGVAKISQMALTFKEIIYNYRKQPQCKPQVFRSVFVHWPSTSHNGKTGQEHVDIITFYNEVFIPSVKPLLVELGPAGVAQKIKKSPEDNNNADSQIPGSPRLSPFPNLPDMSPKKVSAAHNVYVSPLRSSKMDALLSPSSKSYYACVGESTHAYQSPSKDLTAINNRLNSGRKVSGRLNFDVVSDSVVAGSLGAQNGSSAPAPAPAPAFSILELPVKREQPDS, via the exons ATGAGCCAAGCTTCTGTTGAAATGGAGGACGTGAAGCCGTCGATTTCTTTGCCTTCGGATGATGGCGGAGCTATGGAAGCCCGATTTACGGATGTCTGCAAG AGCAAGCTGGCCCTTGACGAAAGCATGATAAGGCAGGCGATGGTTTTGTTTAGAGAAAGCAAGCACATCCTCTTGGCAAACATGTCAGCAATCGGAAGTGGATCT CCTGAGGAGATTGAAAGGTTTTGGTCTGCGTTTGTTCTGTATTGCGTAACAAGATTGAGCAAAGGGAGAACCAAGCACGAGAAGGAAGAAAATGGTATCACTCTTTGTAGGATATTGAGGGTTCTTAAGATGAA TGTTGTGGATTTCTTCAAGGAGATACCGCAGTTTTGTCTCAAGGCGGGTTATATTTTAACAGGCCTATATGGATCAGATTGGGAGAAGAGGCTTGAG CTGAAGGAACTACAGGCAAACATCGTCCACTTGAGTCTGCTAAGCAG GTACTACAAACGTGCATATCAGGAGTTATTCTTGCCAAATGATGCAAGCAGTGGTCAGCACTCTGTAGTTTCTAACAGCGTGGGATATGTTTCTGACTACCATCGCTTTGGATGGTTACTATTTTTAGCTCTTCGTATCCATGCATTCAGCCGCTTTAAGGATCTAGTGACTTGTACAAATGGATTAGTCTCTATATTG GCCATACTCATCCTTCACATTCCTGTGCGCTTCAGGAATTTTCATATCCAGGATTCATTGCTTTTTG CTAAAAGAACGGACAAGGGTGTTGACCTTGTAGCTTCTCTGTGTGACAAATATCACACCTCAGAAGATGAGTTGAGGAGAGTCATGAAGAAGGCTAATAACTTGATAGTGGATATCTTAAAGAAGAAACCATGTGCAGCTTCAGGATGCAAAAGGGAAAATCTATCTTGCATCAACACAG ATGGTTTGATCTATTTTGAGGATCTTCTGGAGGAAAATTCATTGCAATCAAGTATACTTATCTTGGAGGACAATTATGATGATGCAATCAATAGTAAAGGTGAGCTGGATGAACGCATGTTTGTTAATGAGGAGGACAGTTTACTTGGTACTGGAAGCTTATCTGGAGGTTCCATTAACATATGTGGAAAGAAG CGGAAATATGATGCAATGGCCTCGCCAGCAAAATCAATAACAAGTCCGATGTCTCCACCACTTTCTCCGGCATCACCTGAAAATGGAAATCCTGTCAATAATTTTAAGATGGTTCCCATCACACCAGTGAGCACTGCTATGACGACCGCAAAGTGGCTTCGGAACATTATCTCTCCTCTTCCTTCGAGACCTTCAACAGAGCTTCTGCGCTTCTTTTCATCATGTGACAGGGATGTAACAACTGATGTTACACGTAGAGCAAGCATAATATTGGGGGCAATATTTCCAACTACTTCATTTGGCGAACGGTGTATTTCTGGAAACCTGCAGAGTGTAAACCGGATGGACAGTATATGGGCAGAGCAGAGAAAAGTGGAAGCCATGAAGTTATATTATAGGGTTTTGGAGACAATGTGTAGAGCAGAATCACATATATTGAATGGCAATAATCTCACTTCACTGTTATCAAATGATCGGTTTCATCGTTGCATGCTTGCTTGTTCAGCTGAACTAGTTTTGGCTACACACAAGACAGTCACTATGATGTTTCCTGCTGTTTTAGAAAAAACTGGGATAACAGCTTTTGATTTGAGCAAGGTGATAGAGAGTTTTGTGAGACATGAAGAAACACTTCCGAGAGAGTTGAAACGGCATTTAAATTCCTTGGAAGAGCGTCTACTAGAAAGCATGGCATGGGAAAAGGGGTCATCGATGTACAATTCCTTGATCGTAGCAAGGCCAACTCTTGCTGCCGAAATAAACCGTTTGGGACTTTTAGCAGAGCCAATGCCATCTCTTGATGCCATCGCGGTGCATCATAATATTTCGACTGGAGGCTTGCCACCTCTTCCTTTTCAGAAGCATGAACAGTCATCAG ATCAAAATGGAGATGCCGTGTCTCCGAAGAGAGCATGCAGTGAATATAGGAGTGCGCTGGTAGAGCGTAATTCCTTTACATCACCGGTGAAGGAACGTACATTGACGTTGAATCTTAAATCAAAGTTACCACCACTTCAATCTGCTTTTGCAAG TCCAACAAGGCCAAACCCTGCAGGAGGAGGGGAAACCTGTGCTGAGACAGGGATCAATATCTTTTTTAATAAG ATTGTAAAGTTGGCTGCTATTAGAATCAGAAGCTTATGTGAAAGACTGCAACTGCCTCAGCAAATTTTGGAGCGGGTCTATTCTCTAATCCAACAAATCCTTAGTCAACGGACTGCACTATTTTTTAATCGACATATTGATCAAATTATCTTATGCAGCTTTTATGGGGTCGCTAAG ATTTCTCAAATGGCTCTAACCTTTAAGGAGATCATTTACAATTACAGAAAGCAACCACAATGTAAACCTCAGGTTTTCCGCAGTGTCTTTGTTCATTGGCCATCAACAAGCCACAACGGA AAAACAGGACAGGAGCATGTTGATATTATCACCTTTTACAATGAGGTATTTATTCCTTCAGTCAAGCCTTTGTTGGTGGAGTTAGGACCTGCTGGAGTTgctcaaaaaattaaaaagtctCCGGAGGATAACAATAATGCTGACA GTCAAATTCCAGGATCACCTCGGTTGTCTCCTTTCCCAAATCTTCCAGATATGTCACCAAAGAAAGTTTCTGCTGCTCATAATGTATATGTTTCTCCTTTGCGATCATCGAAG ATGGATGCATTGCTTTCACCAAGCTCCAAGAGCTATTATGCTTGTGTTGGCGAGAGCACTCATGCTTATCAGAGCCCTTCCAAAGATTTGACTGCCATCAACAACCGCTTGAATAG TGGGAGAAAGGTCAGCGGCAGACTAAACTTCGATGTGGTCAGTGACTCAGTTGTGGCTGGGAGTCTTGGAGCTCAGAATGGCAGTTCTGCCCCTGCCCCTGCCCCTGCCCCTGCTTTTTCCATTTTGGAATTACCCGTGAAACGTGAACAGCCTGATTCCTAA
- the LOC105035176 gene encoding retinoblastoma-related protein isoform X1, translating to MSQASVEMEDVKPSISLPSDDGGAMEARFTDVCKSKLALDESMIRQAMVLFRESKHILLANMSAIGSGSPEEIERFWSAFVLYCVTRLSKGRTKHEKEENGITLCRILRVLKMNVVDFFKEIPQFCLKAGYILTGLYGSDWEKRLELKELQANIVHLSLLSRYYKRAYQELFLPNDASSGQHSVVSNSVGYVSDYHRFGWLLFLALRIHAFSRFKDLVTCTNGLVSILAILILHIPVRFRNFHIQDSLLFAKRTDKGVDLVASLCDKYHTSEDELRRVMKKANNLIVDILKKKPCAASGCKRENLSCINTDGLIYFEDLLEENSLQSSILILEDNYDDAINSKGELDERMFVNEEDSLLGTGSLSGGSINICGKKRKYDAMASPAKSITSPMSPPLSPASPENGNPVNNFKMVPITPVSTAMTTAKWLRNIISPLPSRPSTELLRFFSSCDRDVTTDVTRRASIILGAIFPTTSFGERCISGNLQSVNRMDSIWAEQRKVEAMKLYYRVLETMCRAESHILNGNNLTSLLSNDRFHRCMLACSAELVLATHKTVTMMFPAVLEKTGITAFDLSKVIESFVRHEETLPRELKRHLNSLEERLLESMAWEKGSSMYNSLIVARPTLAAEINRLGLLAEPMPSLDAIAVHHNISTGGLPPLPFQKHEQSSDQNGDAVSPKRACSEYRSALVERNSFTSPVKERTLTLNLKSKLPPLQSAFASPTRPNPAGGGETCAETGINIFFNKIVKLAAIRIRSLCERLQLPQQILERVYSLIQQILSQRTALFFNRHIDQIILCSFYGVAKISQMALTFVLPYFLSICFCWQISQMALTFKEIIYNYRKQPQCKPQVFRSVFVHWPSTSHNGKTGQEHVDIITFYNEVFIPSVKPLLVELGPAGVAQKIKKSPEDNNNADSQIPGSPRLSPFPNLPDMSPKKVSAAHNVYVSPLRSSKMDALLSPSSKSYYACVGESTHAYQSPSKDLTAINNRLNSGRKVSGRLNFDVVSDSVVAGSLGAQNGSSAPAPAPAPAFSILELPVKREQPDS from the exons ATGAGCCAAGCTTCTGTTGAAATGGAGGACGTGAAGCCGTCGATTTCTTTGCCTTCGGATGATGGCGGAGCTATGGAAGCCCGATTTACGGATGTCTGCAAG AGCAAGCTGGCCCTTGACGAAAGCATGATAAGGCAGGCGATGGTTTTGTTTAGAGAAAGCAAGCACATCCTCTTGGCAAACATGTCAGCAATCGGAAGTGGATCT CCTGAGGAGATTGAAAGGTTTTGGTCTGCGTTTGTTCTGTATTGCGTAACAAGATTGAGCAAAGGGAGAACCAAGCACGAGAAGGAAGAAAATGGTATCACTCTTTGTAGGATATTGAGGGTTCTTAAGATGAA TGTTGTGGATTTCTTCAAGGAGATACCGCAGTTTTGTCTCAAGGCGGGTTATATTTTAACAGGCCTATATGGATCAGATTGGGAGAAGAGGCTTGAG CTGAAGGAACTACAGGCAAACATCGTCCACTTGAGTCTGCTAAGCAG GTACTACAAACGTGCATATCAGGAGTTATTCTTGCCAAATGATGCAAGCAGTGGTCAGCACTCTGTAGTTTCTAACAGCGTGGGATATGTTTCTGACTACCATCGCTTTGGATGGTTACTATTTTTAGCTCTTCGTATCCATGCATTCAGCCGCTTTAAGGATCTAGTGACTTGTACAAATGGATTAGTCTCTATATTG GCCATACTCATCCTTCACATTCCTGTGCGCTTCAGGAATTTTCATATCCAGGATTCATTGCTTTTTG CTAAAAGAACGGACAAGGGTGTTGACCTTGTAGCTTCTCTGTGTGACAAATATCACACCTCAGAAGATGAGTTGAGGAGAGTCATGAAGAAGGCTAATAACTTGATAGTGGATATCTTAAAGAAGAAACCATGTGCAGCTTCAGGATGCAAAAGGGAAAATCTATCTTGCATCAACACAG ATGGTTTGATCTATTTTGAGGATCTTCTGGAGGAAAATTCATTGCAATCAAGTATACTTATCTTGGAGGACAATTATGATGATGCAATCAATAGTAAAGGTGAGCTGGATGAACGCATGTTTGTTAATGAGGAGGACAGTTTACTTGGTACTGGAAGCTTATCTGGAGGTTCCATTAACATATGTGGAAAGAAG CGGAAATATGATGCAATGGCCTCGCCAGCAAAATCAATAACAAGTCCGATGTCTCCACCACTTTCTCCGGCATCACCTGAAAATGGAAATCCTGTCAATAATTTTAAGATGGTTCCCATCACACCAGTGAGCACTGCTATGACGACCGCAAAGTGGCTTCGGAACATTATCTCTCCTCTTCCTTCGAGACCTTCAACAGAGCTTCTGCGCTTCTTTTCATCATGTGACAGGGATGTAACAACTGATGTTACACGTAGAGCAAGCATAATATTGGGGGCAATATTTCCAACTACTTCATTTGGCGAACGGTGTATTTCTGGAAACCTGCAGAGTGTAAACCGGATGGACAGTATATGGGCAGAGCAGAGAAAAGTGGAAGCCATGAAGTTATATTATAGGGTTTTGGAGACAATGTGTAGAGCAGAATCACATATATTGAATGGCAATAATCTCACTTCACTGTTATCAAATGATCGGTTTCATCGTTGCATGCTTGCTTGTTCAGCTGAACTAGTTTTGGCTACACACAAGACAGTCACTATGATGTTTCCTGCTGTTTTAGAAAAAACTGGGATAACAGCTTTTGATTTGAGCAAGGTGATAGAGAGTTTTGTGAGACATGAAGAAACACTTCCGAGAGAGTTGAAACGGCATTTAAATTCCTTGGAAGAGCGTCTACTAGAAAGCATGGCATGGGAAAAGGGGTCATCGATGTACAATTCCTTGATCGTAGCAAGGCCAACTCTTGCTGCCGAAATAAACCGTTTGGGACTTTTAGCAGAGCCAATGCCATCTCTTGATGCCATCGCGGTGCATCATAATATTTCGACTGGAGGCTTGCCACCTCTTCCTTTTCAGAAGCATGAACAGTCATCAG ATCAAAATGGAGATGCCGTGTCTCCGAAGAGAGCATGCAGTGAATATAGGAGTGCGCTGGTAGAGCGTAATTCCTTTACATCACCGGTGAAGGAACGTACATTGACGTTGAATCTTAAATCAAAGTTACCACCACTTCAATCTGCTTTTGCAAG TCCAACAAGGCCAAACCCTGCAGGAGGAGGGGAAACCTGTGCTGAGACAGGGATCAATATCTTTTTTAATAAG ATTGTAAAGTTGGCTGCTATTAGAATCAGAAGCTTATGTGAAAGACTGCAACTGCCTCAGCAAATTTTGGAGCGGGTCTATTCTCTAATCCAACAAATCCTTAGTCAACGGACTGCACTATTTTTTAATCGACATATTGATCAAATTATCTTATGCAGCTTTTATGGGGTCGCTAAG ATTTCTCAAATGGCTCTAACCTTTGTACTGCCATATTTTCTAAGCATATGTTTTTGCTGGCAGATTTCTCAAATGGCTCTAACCTTTAAGGAGATCATTTACAATTACAGAAAGCAACCACAATGTAAACCTCAGGTTTTCCGCAGTGTCTTTGTTCATTGGCCATCAACAAGCCACAACGGA AAAACAGGACAGGAGCATGTTGATATTATCACCTTTTACAATGAGGTATTTATTCCTTCAGTCAAGCCTTTGTTGGTGGAGTTAGGACCTGCTGGAGTTgctcaaaaaattaaaaagtctCCGGAGGATAACAATAATGCTGACA GTCAAATTCCAGGATCACCTCGGTTGTCTCCTTTCCCAAATCTTCCAGATATGTCACCAAAGAAAGTTTCTGCTGCTCATAATGTATATGTTTCTCCTTTGCGATCATCGAAG ATGGATGCATTGCTTTCACCAAGCTCCAAGAGCTATTATGCTTGTGTTGGCGAGAGCACTCATGCTTATCAGAGCCCTTCCAAAGATTTGACTGCCATCAACAACCGCTTGAATAG TGGGAGAAAGGTCAGCGGCAGACTAAACTTCGATGTGGTCAGTGACTCAGTTGTGGCTGGGAGTCTTGGAGCTCAGAATGGCAGTTCTGCCCCTGCCCCTGCCCCTGCCCCTGCTTTTTCCATTTTGGAATTACCCGTGAAACGTGAACAGCCTGATTCCTAA